The Prunus dulcis unplaced genomic scaffold, ALMONDv2, whole genome shotgun sequence genome includes a region encoding these proteins:
- the LOC117613156 gene encoding RING-H2 finger protein ATL13-like, which produces MVWSLLEIKEKGLATTTLQPYLVPQPPPPSNVQSDSFSFGNKVSPSILLIIIILAIIFFVSGLLHLLVRFLLRPSSRDADDLESVTVLQGQLQQLFHLHDAGVDQSFIDTLPIFHYKAIIGLKNPFDCAVCLCEFETEDKLRLLPKCSHAFHMDCIDTWLLSHSTCPLCRATLLPDFSPNNSCSPIVLVLESGSDSSREMVSDREAAIGRTNSVLGPNSHLGFHGDVELGLSHRKSCEIVTKEEANPTVMVDSGEKVVPVKLGKFRNVDGGGEGSSDSNVDARRCFSMGSFAYVMDDNSSLQVPIRASMKKQPSKKPTLPLTPGHRQAMSECDCESRREFKFSGVEAIGGLETQGTASASITIGNNTIGRSKRESFSISKIWLRGKKENPNRAGDSSRLASSFRFPVHRSGVASGDEVKAKNVESGSRRTISEIDIGRWENGGSELGCDEENVSVSCNSLDSQANPPSFARRTLLWLVGRQQNKVVHSSFDPSV; this is translated from the coding sequence ATGGTCTGGTCTCTCCttgaaatcaaagaaaaaggccTTGCCACTACCACTCTGCAACCATACCTTGTTCCTCAGCCACCCCCACCCTCCAATGTTCAATCAGATAGTTTCAGTTTTGGCAACAAAGTCAGTCCAAGCATACTGCTCATAATCATAATTCTagccattattttctttgtttctggtTTGCTTCATCTCCTTGTTAGATTCCTTTTGAGACCTTCAAGCAGAGATGCAGATGACTTGGAGAGTGTGACTGTTCTTCAAGGACAATTGCAGCAACTGTTCCACCTCCATGATGCTGGGGTTGACCAGTCTTTCATAGACACTCTCCCTATCTTCCATTACAAAGCCATCATAGGATTGAAAAATCCGTTTGATTGTGCTGTGTGTTTGTGTGAGTTTGAGACTGAAGATAAGCTCAGATTGTTGCCCAAGTGCAGCCATGCCTTTCACATGGACTGCATAGACACATGGCTCTTGTCTCACTCAACTTGCCCTTTGTGTAGAGCTACTTTGCTCCCTGATTTCTCTCCAAACAATAGCTGTTCCCCcattgttcttgttcttgaaTCTGGGAGTGACAGCTCAAGAGAGATGGTCTCTGATAGAGAGGCTGCTATTGGCAGAACCAACTCAGTATTGGGACCAAATTCCCATCTGGGTTTTCATGGAGACGTCGAATTGGGCTTGTCCCACCGCAAATCGTGCGAAATTGTGACGAAAGAGGAGGCTAATCCGACGGTAATGGTGGATTCAGGGGAAAAGGTAGTGCCTGTGAAGCTTGGAAAGTTCAGAAATGtggatggtggtggtgaaggGAGTAGTGACAGCAATGTGGATGCAAGAAGGTGCTTTTCTATGGGGTCATTTGCATACGTAATGGATGACAATTCTTCGTTGCAAGTACCCATTAGAGCCTCAATGAAAAAGCAACCAAGCAAGAAGCCTACTCTGCCATTAACACCAGGTCACAGGCAAGCAATGTCTGAATGTGATTGTGAATCCAGAAGAGAATTCAAGTTCAGTGGGGTTGAAGCAATTGGAGGCCTTGAGACTCAAGGGACTGCTAGTGCTAGTATTACTATTGGCAATAATACCATTGGGAGGAGCAAGAGGGAGAGCTTCTCTATATCGAAGATTTGGCTCCGCGGGAAGAAAGAGAATCCGAATAGGGCAGGAGATTCGTCGAGACTGGCCTCTTCCTTCCGGTTTCCTGTGCACCGGAGTGGCGTGGCTTCCGGAGACGAAGTGAAGGCCAAGAATGTTGAGAGTGGGAGTAGGAGGACTATTTCAGAGATTGACATTGGTAGGTGGGAAAATGGAGGGAGTGAATTGGGTTGTGATGAGGAGAATGTTAGTGTTAGTTGTAACAGTTTGGATTCTCAAGCAAATCCACCATCTTTTGCAAGGAGGACACTGCTTTGGCTCGTGGGAAGACAGCAGAACAAAGTTGTTCATTCATCATTTGATCCTAGTGTTTAG